In a single window of the Pontibacter russatus genome:
- a CDS encoding lysylphosphatidylglycerol synthase transmembrane domain-containing protein, whose translation MKKLLSFLKPTLLLGVSAFLMWYALKELDFEKMWAEFLRANYAWVLVSLVMGVLAYISRAIRWQMQLKPTGYRPSLRNTYNAMMTGYLANLVLPRAGELVRCTFLRRTDDVPVNTGFGTVIAERIIDTVMLLFAVGLTFLLEFDHIRDFFLGLFSDKYTHMEHSISSLYWLGWVLLGSVVVVLFVALRYLSRLRKNAYFRKAVDFVRGMLKGVFSITKLDNQAAFWAHTIFVWAMYYSMSLVVFYALPATSGLSWGAALSVLVVGSLGMAVPVQGGIGVYHLLVQATLLLYGVPKEAGMAYALLAHTSQTLLVVLMGVLSFMGSMLRGQGTGMQLTRTNAEHHELNR comes from the coding sequence ATGAAAAAGCTGCTCTCTTTCCTGAAGCCAACCCTGCTGCTGGGCGTGTCCGCGTTTTTGATGTGGTACGCGCTGAAGGAGCTGGACTTCGAGAAGATGTGGGCTGAGTTCCTACGGGCAAACTATGCGTGGGTGCTGGTGTCGCTGGTGATGGGTGTGCTGGCCTATATAAGCCGCGCCATCCGCTGGCAGATGCAGCTAAAGCCCACCGGCTACCGCCCTTCGCTCCGGAACACCTACAACGCCATGATGACCGGCTACCTGGCCAACCTCGTGCTTCCCCGCGCAGGCGAGCTGGTGCGCTGCACTTTTCTTCGGCGCACAGACGACGTGCCGGTGAACACGGGCTTCGGCACCGTGATAGCGGAGCGGATTATCGATACAGTGATGCTGCTGTTCGCCGTCGGCCTCACCTTCCTGCTCGAGTTCGACCATATACGGGATTTCTTCCTCGGCCTTTTCTCCGACAAGTACACCCACATGGAGCACAGCATCAGTTCGCTCTATTGGCTGGGCTGGGTGCTGCTGGGTTCGGTGGTGGTGGTGCTTTTCGTGGCGCTGCGCTACCTGAGCCGCCTGCGCAAAAACGCGTACTTCCGGAAAGCAGTGGACTTTGTGAGAGGCATGCTGAAGGGTGTCTTCAGCATCACCAAATTGGACAACCAGGCCGCCTTCTGGGCCCACACCATCTTTGTGTGGGCCATGTACTACTCTATGAGCCTGGTGGTGTTCTATGCGCTGCCGGCCACCTCCGGCCTGTCTTGGGGCGCGGCCCTGTCGGTGCTGGTGGTGGGGAGCCTGGGCATGGCGGTGCCGGTGCAGGGCGGTATCGGCGTATATCATCTGCTGGTGCAGGCCACGCTGCTGCTATATGGCGTGCCCAAGGAGGCAGGCATGGCCTACGCCCTGCTGGCGCACACCTCACAGACGCTTTTGGTTGTTCTGATGGGAGTGCTTAGCTTTATGGGGAGTATGCTGCGGGGCCAGGGCACTGGCATGCAACTCACCCGGACAAACGCTGAGCACCATGAACTCAACCGATAA
- a CDS encoding phage holin family protein, protein MAIQDNGTRERNPNLIENLMGYIDTRIDIIRLEIQEKLKGAFVSAIHVALLGFAAFMSVIFVSIFLGLLLNELLDSSFWGFGIIALFYVIILVVLLVGLDKKVFQGIADKTFDNTIYKSDKREKSI, encoded by the coding sequence ATGGCAATACAAGACAACGGTACACGCGAACGGAACCCCAACCTTATCGAGAACCTGATGGGGTACATCGACACACGGATTGACATCATACGGCTGGAGATACAGGAGAAACTCAAGGGAGCCTTTGTGAGCGCGATACACGTCGCCCTGCTGGGTTTTGCGGCGTTCATGAGCGTTATCTTCGTGAGCATCTTCCTGGGCCTGCTGCTGAATGAACTGCTGGACAGCTCTTTCTGGGGGTTCGGCATTATAGCGCTCTTCTATGTGATTATACTGGTGGTGCTGCTTGTGGGCCTGGATAAAAAAGTATTTCAGGGCATTGCCGACAAAACTTTTGATAACACAATTTACAAATCTGATAAACGGGAAAAAAGCATATGA
- a CDS encoding geranylgeranylglyceryl/heptaprenylglyceryl phosphate synthase, with the protein MPFNHLRQPHQPTGRKHFAVLLDPDNLTEASCLHLIALTASHPVDFFFVGGSLITTDNQAGIIRLLKENTATPVILFPSNSQHIDRQADGILLLSLISGRNPDFLIGQHVLAAPVLKASNLQVYPTGYMLIDTGRQTTASYVSGTTPIPYDKPSIAACTAMAGELLGLRYIYLDGGSGAHMPVDPQMIAAVRTAVDVPLLVGGGINTADKAKAALEAGADVLVIGNHIEENPGFLAEVSALVSSYNVALDVHR; encoded by the coding sequence ATGCCATTTAACCACCTTCGCCAACCACACCAACCCACAGGCAGGAAGCACTTCGCGGTGCTGCTCGACCCCGACAACCTGACGGAAGCTTCCTGCCTGCACCTGATCGCCCTGACGGCGTCTCACCCAGTAGATTTTTTCTTTGTAGGCGGCAGCCTGATCACGACAGACAACCAGGCTGGCATCATCCGGCTTCTGAAGGAGAATACGGCCACACCCGTTATACTTTTCCCGAGCAACAGCCAGCACATCGACAGGCAGGCTGACGGCATCCTGCTGCTTTCCCTTATCTCGGGCCGTAACCCGGATTTCCTGATCGGGCAGCACGTGCTTGCCGCCCCTGTCCTGAAAGCCAGCAACCTGCAGGTATACCCCACGGGCTATATGCTCATAGACACCGGCCGCCAGACCACCGCCTCCTATGTGAGCGGCACCACCCCCATTCCCTACGACAAGCCCTCGATTGCCGCCTGCACCGCCATGGCCGGAGAGTTGCTGGGCCTTCGCTATATATACCTTGACGGTGGAAGCGGCGCTCACATGCCGGTTGACCCGCAAATGATAGCCGCCGTGCGCACAGCCGTGGACGTGCCGCTGCTGGTGGGCGGGGGCATCAATACGGCAGACAAGGCCAAAGCGGCCCTGGAGGCGGGCGCCGATGTGCTGGTCATCGGCAACCATATAGAAGAAAACCCCGGCTTTCTGGCCGAGGTTTCTGCACTTGTCTCTTCTTACAATGTTGCCTTAGATGTTCATCGCTGA
- a CDS encoding zinc metallopeptidase, whose amino-acid sequence MPGIYVIVIVFMLASWLVSWRLKSKFKQYSQTPLSSGLSGREIAEMMLADNGITDVRVMSVAGRLTDHYNPADKTVNLSEYVYEARSAAAAAVAAHECGHAVQHAKAYSFLKFRSAMVPALSIASRYMQWIILIGILMLQTTPVPLTIGVALFGLTTIFSFITLPVEFDASKRALAWIDRRGIVTAQEHDMAKDALKWAALTYVVAALGSLATLLYYVSLLMGRRD is encoded by the coding sequence ATGCCAGGAATATATGTTATAGTGATAGTCTTTATGCTTGCCAGTTGGCTGGTGAGCTGGAGGCTGAAAAGCAAGTTTAAGCAATACTCCCAGACGCCGCTTAGCTCCGGGCTGAGCGGCCGCGAAATCGCAGAAATGATGCTGGCGGACAACGGCATAACCGATGTGCGCGTGATGTCGGTGGCGGGCCGCCTGACCGACCACTACAATCCCGCTGACAAGACCGTGAACCTGAGTGAGTACGTATATGAGGCGCGCAGCGCGGCGGCGGCGGCAGTGGCGGCGCACGAGTGTGGGCACGCGGTGCAGCACGCCAAAGCCTACAGCTTCCTGAAGTTCCGTTCGGCCATGGTACCGGCGCTCAGCATCGCCTCCCGCTATATGCAGTGGATCATCCTCATTGGTATCCTCATGCTGCAAACAACGCCTGTGCCGCTGACCATCGGCGTGGCACTTTTCGGCCTTACCACCATCTTCAGCTTCATCACCCTGCCGGTGGAGTTCGACGCCAGCAAGCGCGCCCTGGCCTGGATCGACAGGAGGGGGATCGTGACGGCGCAGGAGCACGACATGGCGAAGGATGCCCTGAAATGGGCCGCGTTAACGTATGTGGTGGCTGCGTTGGGCTCTTTGGCTACGCTGCTGTACTACGTGTCGCTGCTGATGGGGCGCCGCGACTAA
- a CDS encoding DNA adenine methylase, protein MALTSPLRYPGGKSRFTDFIWKALAASGEKAEVFVEPFCGGAGAAIRLLESGRVERIALNDKDPLVASFWQVVFGKSRKNTNDVDWLIRQIESAKLSIAEWRRQKTLNPLDVRTAAWKCLYLNRTSFNGILHKAGPIGGWEQKNRTLDVRFNPERLIEQVQSLYALRDQVERVDCVSWKRYCMRYQHTRGVYLYLDPPYYHKADQLYGYFFDKKTHLSMRKYLVNLSTPWMLSYDDVPEVRSLYGNLDGIDGRVVDQTYSAHPMGGASFVGRELFFSNRALPSLDLREGQRPHTGITVLGALKNIAPHAIGPLRTPTAQQAPILTIANQVSNENKSELHLSLKFNTL, encoded by the coding sequence ATGGCATTAACCTCTCCGCTTCGTTATCCTGGAGGAAAATCACGTTTTACCGACTTTATCTGGAAAGCGCTTGCTGCGTCAGGTGAGAAAGCTGAAGTTTTCGTAGAGCCCTTTTGCGGTGGAGCTGGTGCCGCAATAAGGCTGCTTGAATCAGGTAGGGTAGAAAGAATTGCTCTTAATGATAAAGATCCTCTTGTTGCTAGCTTTTGGCAGGTGGTTTTTGGGAAGAGCCGCAAGAATACAAATGATGTTGATTGGTTAATTAGACAGATTGAGTCTGCAAAGTTATCTATTGCTGAATGGCGCAGGCAAAAAACGCTTAATCCTCTTGATGTGAGGACTGCTGCATGGAAATGCCTTTACCTTAACCGCACGAGTTTTAATGGTATTTTACACAAAGCTGGGCCTATTGGAGGTTGGGAACAAAAGAACCGAACGCTTGATGTACGATTCAATCCAGAGAGACTCATTGAGCAGGTGCAGAGTTTGTATGCCTTACGTGATCAGGTAGAGCGTGTAGATTGTGTAAGTTGGAAAAGGTATTGCATGCGCTACCAGCATACAAGAGGGGTTTATCTTTACCTAGACCCGCCTTACTACCACAAGGCTGACCAGCTGTACGGCTACTTTTTTGATAAAAAGACACATCTGTCAATGCGCAAGTATCTGGTCAATTTATCTACTCCTTGGATGCTGTCTTATGACGATGTGCCTGAGGTGCGTTCACTCTACGGTAATCTCGATGGGATCGATGGTCGCGTAGTTGATCAGACTTATTCAGCTCACCCTATGGGTGGCGCTAGTTTTGTCGGGCGTGAGCTTTTCTTCAGTAATCGCGCACTCCCAAGTCTGGATCTACGGGAGGGGCAAAGACCACACACTGGCATAACTGTGCTTGGCGCTCTCAAAAACATTGCACCGCATGCAATTGGCCCCTTGCGAACTCCAACTGCTCAACAGGCACCGATACTCACTATTGCTAATCAGGTATCGAATGAAAATAAGTCGGAGCTGCACTTATCATTAAAATTCAATACGCTATGA
- a CDS encoding J domain-containing protein has translation MNYNFYSILGVSPTASAKEVKGAYKQLALRYHPDRNPGNARAEELFKLVNAAYQTLSNPAKRARYDMRLQMQRQQQRAVAVHQPANGETRYAHTRQPAGVSERHYRNIKRDDNRFSRKDWYITLGFVAGLLFFSLLLKLGMDRITGEDKYKTALAYMEDGKYSSAHRLLSDAIRFMPERVAPYEARAKIELDVFENYAAALRDLNQAIALREQPSAQAYYMRGRTYRQLEQYQEAEQDLTRALRLNSQLWGAHLARGAVRLFYLKDYEQAIEDLSVFLANSGRGPNRVSALTYRGFGYFKIGDYVQSEQDYQAALALDRENGRVYYLLGRVVAAQQRSEEACEYFSRAHQLGYSAALLELRARCQE, from the coding sequence TTGAATTACAATTTCTATAGCATTCTGGGAGTAAGCCCGACAGCCTCCGCCAAGGAGGTGAAGGGAGCTTATAAGCAGCTCGCGCTCAGGTACCACCCCGACAGGAACCCGGGGAACGCACGGGCCGAAGAGCTCTTTAAACTCGTGAACGCCGCCTACCAGACCCTGTCTAATCCGGCCAAGCGCGCCCGCTACGACATGCGGCTGCAGATGCAGCGCCAGCAGCAGCGGGCCGTGGCGGTTCACCAGCCGGCAAACGGGGAGACCCGTTACGCGCACACGCGCCAGCCGGCGGGGGTGTCGGAGCGCCACTACCGCAACATAAAGCGCGACGACAACCGCTTTTCGCGCAAAGACTGGTACATCACCCTCGGTTTTGTGGCGGGCCTGCTGTTTTTCAGCCTGCTGCTGAAACTGGGCATGGACCGCATCACCGGCGAGGATAAATACAAAACGGCTTTGGCATATATGGAAGACGGGAAATACAGCAGCGCGCACCGCCTGCTGTCAGACGCTATCCGCTTTATGCCGGAGCGCGTGGCGCCCTACGAGGCGCGGGCCAAGATAGAGTTAGACGTATTCGAGAACTACGCTGCCGCCCTGCGCGACCTGAACCAGGCGATAGCGCTGCGCGAGCAGCCCTCGGCGCAGGCCTACTACATGCGCGGGCGCACCTACCGGCAACTGGAGCAGTACCAGGAAGCCGAGCAGGACCTGACACGGGCCTTACGACTGAACAGCCAATTGTGGGGCGCCCACCTGGCGCGGGGGGCGGTGCGGCTCTTTTACCTGAAGGACTATGAGCAGGCGATAGAGGACCTGTCAGTTTTCCTAGCCAACAGCGGCAGGGGCCCCAACCGGGTGTCGGCGCTGACGTACCGGGGCTTCGGCTACTTTAAGATCGGCGATTACGTGCAGTCGGAGCAGGACTACCAGGCGGCATTGGCTCTGGACAGGGAGAACGGCCGGGTATACTACCTGCTGGGGCGCGTGGTGGCGGCGCAGCAACGGTCAGAGGAGGCCTGTGAATATTTCTCGCGGGCGCACCAGTTGGGCTACTCGGCGGCGCTGCTGGAGTTGCGGGCCAGGTGCCAGGAGTAG
- the rfaE2 gene encoding D-glycero-beta-D-manno-heptose 1-phosphate adenylyltransferase: protein MNSTDKIFTLPQLQQQVSAWRSQGKRIVFTNGCFDLLHLGHVDYLEKARRLGDKLVLGLNTDASISRIKGPTRPLQDEVSRARIMASLLFVDAVVLFDQNTPLELIEAVQPDILVKGDDYTVENIVGHEVVLARGGEVKTVPLVKGYSTTSIVKKIEKQLNS from the coding sequence ATGAACTCAACCGATAAAATCTTCACGCTGCCGCAACTGCAGCAGCAGGTGAGCGCCTGGCGCAGCCAGGGAAAGAGAATTGTCTTCACCAACGGCTGCTTCGACCTGCTGCATCTCGGCCACGTCGACTACCTCGAGAAAGCCCGGCGACTTGGCGATAAACTCGTGCTGGGCCTGAATACGGACGCCTCCATCAGCCGCATAAAAGGCCCGACCCGGCCCTTACAGGACGAAGTGTCACGCGCCCGCATTATGGCATCCCTTTTGTTTGTAGATGCTGTAGTGCTGTTCGACCAGAATACGCCTCTGGAACTGATAGAGGCAGTGCAGCCGGATATACTTGTGAAAGGAGATGACTACACCGTAGAAAACATTGTGGGCCACGAAGTGGTTCTGGCCAGAGGAGGCGAGGTGAAGACCGTGCCGCTGGTAAAAGGCTACTCCACCACCAGCATCGTAAAGAAAATAGAAAAGCAGTTAAACAGTTAA
- a CDS encoding acyl-CoA dehydrogenase translates to MNFQFTEEQLAVQAAAREFAQTELLPGVIERDEQQRFPAEQVKKMGELGFLGMMVDPKYGGGGMDAVSYVLAMEEISKVDASASVVMSVNNSLVCWGLENFGTEEQKQKYLTKLASGEVIGAFCLSEPEAGSDATSQRTTAEDKGDYYLLNGTKNWITNGSTASVYLVFAQTHPEKRHRGINVLIVERGTEGFVVGPKENKLGIRGSDTHSLMFTDVKVPKENRIGDDGFGFKFAMATLAGGRIGIAAQALGIASGAYELAVKYAKERKTFGVEIAKHQAIQFKLADMATNIEAARLLCLQAAYDKDTHQDYTKSAAMAKLFASKVAMETTVEAVQVHGGYGFVKEYHVERMMRDAKITQIYEGTSEIQKIVISRELLK, encoded by the coding sequence ATGAATTTCCAATTCACAGAAGAACAACTGGCCGTGCAGGCGGCCGCCCGGGAATTTGCACAGACAGAACTGCTGCCGGGTGTGATAGAGCGCGATGAGCAGCAGCGGTTTCCGGCGGAGCAGGTGAAAAAGATGGGGGAGTTGGGTTTTCTGGGCATGATGGTGGACCCAAAGTACGGCGGCGGCGGCATGGATGCCGTGTCCTATGTGCTGGCCATGGAGGAGATCTCAAAGGTAGACGCCTCTGCTTCGGTGGTGATGTCGGTGAACAACTCGCTCGTGTGCTGGGGCCTCGAAAATTTCGGTACGGAGGAGCAGAAGCAAAAGTATCTGACTAAACTGGCATCAGGAGAGGTTATCGGGGCCTTTTGCCTGTCAGAGCCTGAGGCGGGTTCTGACGCCACCTCACAGCGCACCACAGCCGAAGACAAAGGCGATTATTACCTGCTCAACGGCACCAAAAACTGGATCACGAACGGCAGCACCGCCTCCGTTTACCTCGTGTTCGCGCAAACCCACCCGGAGAAGCGCCACCGCGGCATCAACGTGCTGATAGTGGAGCGCGGCACGGAAGGTTTTGTGGTGGGCCCGAAAGAGAATAAACTGGGCATCCGGGGCTCCGATACCCATTCGCTGATGTTCACGGATGTGAAGGTGCCGAAGGAGAACCGCATCGGGGACGACGGTTTTGGATTTAAGTTTGCGATGGCCACGCTGGCGGGGGGGCGCATCGGGATTGCCGCACAGGCGCTGGGCATTGCCTCCGGCGCCTATGAGCTGGCAGTGAAGTACGCGAAGGAGCGCAAGACTTTTGGAGTTGAAATAGCAAAGCACCAGGCCATTCAGTTCAAACTGGCAGATATGGCCACGAACATTGAGGCCGCCCGCCTGCTCTGCCTGCAGGCTGCCTACGACAAGGACACGCACCAGGACTATACGAAGTCCGCCGCCATGGCCAAGCTTTTTGCCTCCAAAGTGGCCATGGAAACCACAGTGGAGGCGGTGCAGGTGCATGGCGGGTATGGCTTCGTGAAAGAGTACCATGTGGAGCGAATGATGCGCGATGCTAAGATAACACAGATATACGAGGGTACTTCCGAGATACAGAAAATAGTAATATCAAGAGAATTGTTGAAGTAA
- a CDS encoding AraC family transcriptional regulator has product MEDYNKIIESLGVRFIKAKNLVLQQPFTVRNYYDVGNNLILLHKGSIFFGNEEQMVEEGELLFIPGGRSTKVTYGPSGEGKSITNDDLITNREKFFRSNNDLDLIGDAEESHSYVSFEAKVFDSVNFFASLDLPAFLISNNSKLANLVIKVVEENMQELPGKERLISLYTEQIVVEIVRHILRNRMFVEQLATNSTYFKDPRLIDLFNYIKENIGGDLSNKVLSNVANVSEDYVGQYFKMLTGINPQDYIEYQRMERAVFLLRTTKKSIREIGKEVGYKDTAYFCRRFKMMFGIPAGKMRRRESAMNI; this is encoded by the coding sequence ATGGAAGATTACAATAAAATTATTGAGTCGCTTGGGGTGCGGTTCATAAAAGCCAAAAATCTGGTGCTGCAACAGCCTTTCACGGTGCGCAATTACTATGATGTGGGGAACAACCTGATCCTGCTTCACAAGGGCAGCATCTTTTTCGGCAACGAGGAGCAAATGGTAGAAGAGGGGGAACTTCTATTCATCCCGGGGGGGCGAAGCACAAAAGTTACGTACGGGCCTTCGGGCGAAGGAAAGTCTATCACAAACGACGACCTGATTACAAACCGGGAGAAGTTCTTCAGGAGCAACAATGACCTTGACCTGATCGGCGACGCCGAGGAGAGCCACAGCTACGTGAGTTTCGAAGCCAAGGTGTTCGACTCCGTCAACTTTTTCGCCTCGCTGGACCTGCCAGCGTTCCTGATCTCCAACAACAGCAAACTGGCCAACCTGGTCATCAAAGTGGTGGAGGAGAACATGCAGGAACTGCCCGGGAAAGAGCGCCTGATAAGCCTGTACACGGAGCAGATTGTAGTGGAGATTGTGCGCCACATCCTGCGCAACAGGATGTTTGTGGAGCAGCTGGCCACCAACAGCACCTACTTCAAAGACCCGCGCCTCATCGATTTGTTCAACTACATCAAGGAGAACATCGGGGGCGACCTGTCGAACAAGGTGCTGTCGAACGTGGCCAACGTGTCGGAGGACTATGTGGGCCAGTACTTCAAGATGCTCACCGGCATTAACCCGCAGGACTACATCGAGTACCAGCGCATGGAGCGCGCCGTGTTCCTGCTGCGCACGACCAAGAAGAGCATCCGCGAGATCGGCAAAGAGGTGGGCTACAAAGACACCGCTTACTTCTGCCGCCGCTTCAAGATGATGTTTGGCATACCAGCCGGAAAGATGCGCCGCCGCGAATCAGCGATGAACATCTAA
- a CDS encoding glycogen/starch synthase: MSKLRILYAATEINPFLQTTKVAEFLQTLPQGMQERGMEIRIFVPRFGLINERKNRLHEVVRLSGINIAVGEDEKPLVIKVASIPNAKLQVYFIDNEDYFHRKSVFVDKNNKFHADNDERAIFFCKGVLETVKKLGWAPDIVHCNDWMTGLIPMYLKTTYKKDPIFKDAKSMFTVYNHNYTQKFDEGLLDKVKMLDIDDSMLTELQSSDCDGFVKCGMKYADAVIKTNEDFGDSMNATFNEYKKTKNISTVRADETLLDSYYELYNQLGQ, translated from the coding sequence ATGTCTAAATTGCGAATCTTATACGCCGCCACAGAGATCAATCCTTTCTTACAGACCACTAAAGTAGCCGAGTTTTTGCAGACGCTGCCACAGGGGATGCAGGAGCGAGGAATGGAGATCCGCATCTTTGTGCCAAGGTTTGGCCTGATCAACGAGCGCAAGAACCGGTTACATGAAGTGGTGCGCCTTTCCGGCATTAACATTGCCGTGGGCGAAGATGAGAAACCGCTGGTAATTAAGGTAGCTTCTATCCCAAATGCAAAGCTGCAGGTTTATTTTATCGACAATGAGGACTATTTCCACAGAAAGTCAGTGTTTGTTGACAAGAACAACAAGTTTCACGCAGACAACGACGAGCGCGCCATCTTCTTCTGCAAGGGCGTGCTGGAAACGGTAAAGAAACTAGGCTGGGCCCCCGACATTGTACATTGCAACGACTGGATGACGGGCCTGATCCCGATGTACCTGAAGACCACCTACAAGAAAGACCCTATTTTCAAAGATGCCAAGTCGATGTTCACGGTATATAACCACAACTACACGCAGAAGTTCGACGAGGGCCTGCTCGACAAGGTAAAGATGCTGGACATTGACGACAGCATGCTCACAGAACTGCAGTCGTCTGACTGCGACGGGTTCGTGAAGTGCGGCATGAAGTACGCCGACGCCGTTATAAAAACAAACGAGGACTTTGGCGACAGCATGAACGCCACCTTCAACGAATATAAGAAGACGAAGAACATCAGCACCGTCAGGGCCGACGAAACCCTGCTGGACTCTTATTATGAGTTGTACAACCAGCTCGGGCAGTAG
- the panD gene encoding aspartate 1-decarboxylase, translated as MYIEVLKSKIHRCKVTQAELHYVGSITIDEDLMDAASIVENEKVQIVNVNNGERFETYVIRGERGTGTVCLNGPAARRVQVGDIVIVISYCSIRFEDAKSHTPTLVFPDQHNRLV; from the coding sequence ATGTATATCGAGGTTTTAAAATCCAAGATCCACCGTTGCAAGGTAACACAGGCCGAGCTGCACTATGTAGGCAGCATCACCATAGACGAGGACCTGATGGATGCCGCCAGCATCGTGGAGAATGAGAAGGTGCAGATCGTGAACGTGAACAACGGCGAACGCTTTGAGACCTATGTGATCCGGGGTGAGCGCGGCACAGGCACCGTGTGCCTCAACGGCCCCGCAGCCCGCCGGGTGCAGGTGGGGGACATCGTCATTGTCATCTCCTACTGCAGCATCAGATTCGAAGATGCGAAGAGCCACACCCCTACGCTGGTGTTCCCCGACCAGCACAACCGCCTGGTGTAA
- the panC gene encoding pantoate--beta-alanine ligase: MEIIKQVHAIRERVQALRCSGKTIGLVPTMGALHQGHLQLLKASAQENDITVCSIFVNPTQFNNPDDYKLYPRTLGEDTALLEQVSCNILFAPDPEEVYPQQHTLLQFSFGALEAVMEGAHRPGHFNGVATIVSKLFHLVQPHRAYFGQKDLQQVAIVRQLVQSLSFDVKLVCFPTVREEDGLAMSSRNKRLDAAQRRAAPHLYMALKKAEAQLQQRPVAAIKAGVAAYLGQVGGVELEYFEVADPATLQPVADVRGVREVALCLAAVVGPVRLIDNILVNLNG, from the coding sequence ATGGAAATCATAAAGCAGGTTCACGCCATCCGGGAGCGGGTGCAGGCGCTGCGCTGTAGCGGCAAAACCATCGGCCTCGTGCCTACCATGGGCGCTTTGCACCAGGGCCACCTGCAGTTGCTGAAAGCCTCCGCGCAGGAGAACGATATAACCGTTTGCAGTATCTTCGTCAACCCCACGCAGTTCAACAACCCGGACGATTACAAGCTATACCCGCGTACCTTGGGTGAGGACACCGCCCTGCTGGAGCAGGTTAGCTGCAACATTCTTTTTGCCCCGGACCCGGAAGAGGTATATCCGCAACAACACACGCTGCTACAGTTTAGTTTCGGGGCGCTGGAGGCGGTGATGGAGGGAGCGCACCGGCCGGGGCATTTCAACGGGGTGGCCACCATTGTGAGCAAATTGTTCCACCTGGTGCAGCCGCACCGTGCCTACTTCGGCCAGAAGGATCTGCAGCAGGTGGCGATTGTACGGCAACTGGTGCAGAGCCTGAGCTTTGACGTAAAGCTGGTTTGCTTCCCGACGGTGCGTGAGGAGGACGGTTTGGCGATGTCGTCGCGGAACAAGCGCCTGGATGCCGCGCAGCGGCGGGCGGCACCGCATTTATATATGGCTTTGAAGAAAGCAGAGGCGCAGTTGCAGCAACGGCCAGTGGCAGCCATCAAGGCGGGCGTGGCGGCCTACCTGGGCCAGGTAGGCGGGGTAGAACTGGAGTACTTCGAGGTGGCGGACCCGGCCACGCTGCAGCCGGTGGCGGATGTGCGCGGAGTGCGGGAAGTGGCGCTGTGTCTGGCGGCTGTGGTGGGCCCCGTGCGCCTGATAGACAACATCCTGGTGAATTTAAACGGCTAA